From the Conger conger chromosome 13, fConCon1.1, whole genome shotgun sequence genome, the window AGGTACTCAGATCATTCATCTGCTGGACACAAATCTCAGGTGTGAAGCTCTTAATTGAGAGCTGCTAAAGAAGGCTTGCTTTGGTCCAAGGGGACTTCTGATGTAATTACACCAGTGAGAGGTTCTTATATGTGAAAAAAtatgttcaaaaacaaaataattatttaaggCCTATCATACAAGTATTTTTCTGCAATTCATCTTTAATGCAACTTTGGGGGTGCAGATGTCTTATGCACAGTTGAAAttctacttccctctagggtctttcagcacacttatccctggttatgggtatgcactttgcactttgttgtatgtctctctggataagagcatctgccaaatgccattaatgtaatgtaatgtaatgtattatgcATGACACATATGCACCACGCATTTGTCAGCCACCCCTGGCCACTCCCTAGATCCGCCCCTGTGTCTGGATTTGCCACACTACTGAAATCAGGATTGGACTTTGACAGCATGGCCTGGATTTAAaaaacttaattaaaaaatgggAATATGCAAATGAAAAGTACAAAAACTGGCCAAACTGTGTTTGCGAAGATGGAAAAAAACCACTTGCATTTAACCGAATGGTATTTctaataaaaagcatttttccGTCCAAGTGGTTTCAGCAAGCTTAATTCTTGTCACCTTTGGTCTTTGAGGTAATACAGTCAATTTCAGTTAATCTTAACGTGGTGTAAACTGCAGACATTATTATATTTCCAACTGTAAAAACTGCTGGCTCCTGAAACATTTCATTGTTAGTTTGTCCTCCATTTCAACCAACAAATCCCTCCAGTCATAATAATTAGATTCACCAGTGATTTCAGAACTCAGGATGGTCCCAGGGCATTAGTGTCCGACTGAGCTATTAATTGAATCATTTTTTATAATGGCTTGCTGCAATGTTCCTGAAGGATAAAACAGCCTTTACTGATGCAATGTTGCAGTACACTATAAATCCAAAATGCAAACACGTTAGCTGCTGAACGAGAAGTCTTAGTTCGACAGAAGGGGGGATCCTATGAGCTTTGGCCTTACTGAATCAAGTGAATGCAGTGAGTCATCCAAAAGAGTCCTTCTTTTGACTGAAAGAATTGAAagtaaaaaattattaaattgcACTCCCACCACatagctttcttatacctgcactaaggaagagaTTGTACTGCATTGTTTTTAAAGTGAAAGAAATGGGGTAATCAAAATTCAACCAAACTCATATCACGTCCAcagttaattgatcaatgaacaATTGCACCTTGACTGTTAAATATGGGCTCAGTATTGCTTAAGAGGGGAAACAATCCTTCTCAAAACCAGCAGAGGAGTCCCCCAGGACCAAGGTTGGGTACTGCTGGGTACAGAGTTGAATCGGGCCACAGAAATGGGATTTTCTCCATTTTTCTTTGAAATGCTTAACTAATAAGACAAGTATGTTACAAGTGTGTCCAAAATCATGCTGGCAAACAACTGGTATTTCACTGTTATCTTTATTAATATCCCCATTAAGCTAACCGAAAAACCACACAAGAATTTAAACATTCATcacatttataataatttaaataaataatacatttaataaacttGAAACATAATGTTTCCCAAACTATATTAACCAGTAATTAGTAGACTAAACACAgattatattttagtttttttcttttattaaaacAACTGGGATTAGCTTTATCGTTATGATACGACTCTTGGTATTTTAAAATGGAATATTAAATGAAGATACAATTAAATATTGCTTGCCTTAGATGTCAAAAATATTTGCAGAGAAAGTACATTCATTTGTGGGAGAttagaactgtaatgggaactccatttaaaaatgaattaacaaaataatacatttaataaacttGAAATGCAATGTTCCACAAAATACATTAACCACGGATTAGTTGACAAAACACAGATTATATTAAACCAGATTATATTTTCACAAACTGGAAATTGGGAAACAGTAAACAGCAGATTTCCTATTATATTgaatcatttcattatttcattatttcagttgtgttctttttcttttgaaaagtgtttttgagAATTCCTTAACCTCTTCTGTGTTCAGAACATAAATTATTGGGTTCATCATGGGAGGAAGGGCCATTGAAAGTGATGTATTGATTATTCTGGCATTTGGATGAAGGGTATGAGTAATCGCAGCAATGTAGGTGCCTATTATTGGAAGATAATATATAGCCACCAGCATTAGGTGTGCAGAACAAGTCTTAATGGCTTTCAATCGCCCTTCCTGTGAAGTGATTTTAAAGAGAGCACCTGCAATAAACACATATGACAGTACAGTCAAAACTAATGGTAAATAAAGGAACAATATTGCGCAAACATATGCAATGATATCATTTGGAAGATTGTCATTGCATGCCAAACGGAAAATGGGTCCATGATCACAGAAGTAGCTTTTTACCACAATGGATTTACAAAAGGACAACCTGGTAACTAAACTTActgttaaaataataacaagTGCAGGCATTGCCCACACAACTGCTAACATCACAGCAATGGCTGGCATTGTGACAATGGCATGGTATCTCAGTGGAAAGCATATTGCCACAAATCTATCATAGGCCAGAATGGTAAGAGTGAGAGcttgcaaaacaaaaaagtaaaatacaaaaaacatgttgGCCAAGCAAGCATCATAAGAGATGTACTGGGAATCAAAAAGAAACATTGCAACTAAATTTGGAATTAGAGAAGTGCTTTCACCCAAGTCAGCTACAGCCAAATTAAACACGCCCATATACTTTGGGGTGTGAAAACTGCGCTCTGTATATATAACAAACATGACAAAGGAGTTCCCCAACAAAGTtaccacaaaaacaaagcatagGAAAACATAGTAGTACTTGGCATGGGGTATGTTATAGaaaccattaatgaaaaaaaaggggggacgCACAACAGCTGTATttagagagagggtggagtTCAGAGGGTTCATGTCAGACATAtgatattccttttcttttgttCTCTTTGTCCTGGaagtgaaaaaaacataaacggAATAAAACTTACATTAAAGTAAttgagtttattttatttttgtattctgaGAACATTCATGGCTACATGAACAGAACTACCTATAACCATACAATTAATTATTTACCATCACATTATTTATCAAGCAGTTTATATGAATCGCATTGTTTGCCATAGGCAACTGACATTTTGCTTGAAGCTTCTACTGACTTGATACTgaccatgtactgtatatgaaatagACCACAAACCTGAGGTaaagtcacactgaatggtttcagatcttttgaCAGAATGTAATAAGAGGCAAATATCAGCTCCATAGAACAGGCAAACCACAAGTGAGATCAAGGCGTAGGATTCTTTATAATAAGAGTTTTCTTGCAGGTAAGACAGCCAaaggtcaatagccagcaaacagatacagcaggGACCACCTTTTGCAGCAGTAACTGCAACCAAATGCTTCTTAAAATTCCATTGCTGTGGAAGAATTTTAGCCCACTATATTCTTCGCAAAACAAGTCCTGTACAAACTTTGCATACATAGGTGTAGTGTGGGGTTAGCTTTACCCTCTGTAGCTGGATAACAAGTAAACAAGAAAAAATACAACCACATATTTCTTTGTGGATagttctggtggcactttcacATACAAGTGTCAAACTTTCTCTTGCCTCAGgtgaaaatgagatgtttcccacagatttttcatattcatggttACAGGGCTTGTAAGACAAGGCTTGtaagacaataagaaggcaaaACATAAAGTGTCAAAaattttctattacaataattttgtgtgAATTCAAATTGcttgggtcaatttgaccccaaacataaaagagGTCATAAAATCTCATAATATGAGGGTTACAAATattctggtacagagcagaatttgtggttccttcaataatggcaatTTGTCCAGGTCCTGAGCCAGAAAAGCATCCCCACACGACACTCACATTACCATGatttctgtgaaatgctgtatttgcttcaCACAAGACATAATGCTACCTGTGTTATCCAAACAGTTTtacttttgactcatctgtccagaGAACATTATTACAAAAACCTTGGGAGgtcatccaggtgctttttttgcattatgttcctcttggttagcagtggtttctGCCTTGAAACTCTCCCAAGAACCCCATCTTTGCCCAGAGTCTTtctactgtatcagcataatgaGGTGAAATACAGGTGAATCTGGTCCAATCCCGGTCCGATCTGATCTTTTCACattttggtagccaattatacAATATCTATTCAAATTTCCCATGTTAGCTGAGGACACCGCTACAGTCCCTCAGCGGCCCAGGAGATCTAGCGCTCTGGAGAACAGCACGCCTTCTACAAGCTGCATCGCTTCAAAGCCCCGCGACTGTGACTCCGAGGCCAGTCCAATCAGGGGCGATGGTAGGTGCCGATCCCACAGACCCTGCCGAGTGCCTCCCCCCTCGGCCCCCGTGTGTGCCAgccaaactcggctttggcaggaccggttctgcaactgcaactgcaacgGCATCGATCTGATACCTGCATCAACGTCCGATGCTTTAGCCGCGCACCCCCGTGGCACAGTAATCTGCATGTAATTTTGATATTTAAAAAGGTAATCCTAGAAATCAGATCATCTTAATAAGGAAATATTGCAACAAAAATTACTTACCGCAAGCACCTAAGCAGAGGATGAGGAAAAAGGTTTTCTTTCGCTTGTTCAGCCAGATTGCATATTTACAGTACAGGGACAATAACTCTATTTATACATCTCGCTCTGCGGTTTCCTTTACGTCTGCAATGGGAATTAACCTGGGGAACTCATTAACCAGAGTAACTTTGTCAATAATTTCTTGATTTTTTATTGAGAAAACAAACTAGTATAGTTATAAGTATAGCgccccaaacaaaaacaagtacaatgaaataaatgtatgtaaatggtaaCTGGAGAATGTAACTGCATTCATTTCTGTGAACATTTACTTCTTTAACAAAATATGTGCTTCAAGTTCATTTAAATTACAGCATCTGTGCATTGCAGATCTTTGCCATGAAAATTCTTCAAGTGTCAGTGTTGAGAACATTTATCTCCAACTTTAAATTACAACAAAGGATACCCGATTTTATGattcaaaaattatttttattacccACTCATAGCTGAGGAGAACTGGTTATATGTGATGGGATGGCATTGACGATCATGTAAATATGTGCTTATATTCttgaattaaataattgaaGCTCTGCTaatgcacttttatttatttacatttattttttaaatgtaattccaAAATGCTAGTACTTGCGGTGTGAGAATAACTGCACTGACAGTATGGATAGgcatttgtactgtatgtcaggGGTTAAACCAAACACTGTAACAATTACACAGCTCAATTATGGCACAGCTCCACAAGCAAAATAGTAGGAAGGCCTGTAGCCTTCATTTGGTAAAATATACCACCACAtcggtgttatggcctgggcaggTATGACTGCCAAAGAAAAAAGTTAAGAGGACTAGTTCCCAAGAGAAGCATTcactaaagatggctgcaatacaggcctggcagagcatcaccagagaagacacatggcatgcaaaggaatAAACAGGACTACTTTGTGTCCCAaacatagggcggcctgtagcatagtggttaagttaaatgactgggacccacaaggtcggtggctctaatcccggtgtagccacaataagatctacacagccgttgggcccttgagcccttaaccctgcatagctccagggtaggattgtctcctgcttagtctaatcaactgtatgttgctctggataagagtgtcagccaaatgccaataatgaaatgtaatgtaattaaggcATTTTTGGTCTATTTGACCATCTGCGGCCACTCTGTGCCAACCACCTTGCCTCAGTTTTTAGAGACAGTTTTAACTGGCTACATTACTACATTACTAAAATCAAAAAAGAATAGGGTCCAAGAATTAAAACATGAATCAATGTAATTCATAACATTTaatcattcatttaataaacTTGAAATTTAATGTTCCACAAAATATATGAATCAATAATTAGTAGgctaaacaaattatattttagtttttttcttttattaaaacAACTGGTATTTCACTGTTAGCTTTATTGTCGTGATAACGACTCTTGGTATTTTAAACTGCAATATTAAATGGAGATGCAATTAAATATTGCTTGCCTTAGCAAGTATTTGCAGAGAAAGTACATTCAACTGTAACAATAATAACTTTATGACGTCACCATTAAGCTAATATGTGACAAAGTACAGTACACTGCCAAACAAGAATAGAATCCACAAATTCAAACATGAATCAAactccatttaaaaatgaattaaagaaataatacatttaacaaACTTGAAATGGAATGTTTCACAAAATACATTAACCAAAATTAGTTGGCAAAACACAGATATTAAATCAGATTATATTTCCACAAACTGTGGAAATTGTGAAACAGTAAAGAGCAGATTTCTTATTATATAGAatcttttaattatttgattacTTCAAAAGATTATTTcttttgaaaagtttttttgagaattCCTTAACCTCTTCTGTGTTCAGGACATAAATGATTGGGTTCATCATGGGAGGAAGGGCCATTGCAAGTGATGTATTGATTATCCTGGAATTTGGATGAAGGGTACGAGCTTCCACAGCAATGTAGGTGCCTATTATTGGAAGATAATATATAGCCACCAGCATTAGGTGTGCAGAACAAGTCTTAATGGCTTTAAATCGCCCTTCCTGTGAAGAGATTTTAAAGAGAGCACCTGCAATAAACACATATGACAGTACAGTCAAAACTAATGGTAGATAAAGGAACAATATTATGCAAGCATATGCCATTATATAATTTGGCAGATAGTCATTGCATGCCAAACGGAAAATGGGTCCATGATCACAGAAGTAGCTTTTTACCACTATGGATTTACAAAAGGACAACCTGGTAATTAAACTAACtactgaaataatgaaaagtGCAGTAATTCCCCACGCCACTGCTAACATCACAGCGATGGCTGGCATTGTGACAATGGCATGGTATCTCAGTGGAAAGCATATTGCCACCAATCTGTCATAGGCCAGAATGGTAAGAGTGAGAGCTTGCAAAAAGgaaaagtaaaatacaaaaaacatgttgGCCAAGCAAGCATCATAGGAGATGTACTGGGAATCAAAAAGAAACATTGCCATTAAATTTGGAATAAGAGCAGTGCTTTCACCGAAGTCAGCTACAGCCAAATTAAACACGCCCATATACTTTGGGGTGTGAAAACTGCGCTCTGTATATATAACAAATATGACAAAGGAGTTCCCCAACACAGAgaccacaaaaacaaagcatagGAAAACATAGTAGTATTTGGCATGGGGTATGTTGTGAaaaccattaatgaaaaaaaatgggGGATGCACAACAGCTGTActtagagagagagtggaatTC encodes:
- the LOC133108321 gene encoding olfactory receptor 51E2-like; protein product: MNSLNSTLSLSTAVVHPPFFFINGFHNIPHAKYYYVFLCFVFVVSVLGNSFVIFVIYTERSFHTPKYMGVFNLAVADFGESTALIPNLMAMFLFDSQYISYDACLANMFFVFYFSFLQALTLTILAYDRLVAICFPLRYHAIVTMPAIAVMLAVAWGITALFIISVVSLITRLSFCKSIVVKSYFCDHGPIFRLACNDYLPNYIMAYACIILFLYLPLVLTVLSYVFIAGALFKISSQEGRFKAIKTCSAHLMLVAIYYLPIIGTYIAVEARTLHPNSRIINTSLAMALPPMMNPIIYVLNTEEVKEFSKKLFKRNNLLK